The Herbaspirillum sp. RTI4 genome has a segment encoding these proteins:
- a CDS encoding methyl-accepting chemotaxis protein translates to MNHFLPLSYQIKKLAAHLTKKFPQTFSLDKQDQVLIGNESTPVLRHGTEVLNMNFKEVDHFTAQTGAGATIFVQRGQDFIRVATSVKKENGERAVGTVLDHTHAAYKGLLAGESYTGFAQLFGHQFMTRYEPVRDASGHVVAVLYVGINVSESFHFGLSAKVSAAAFCVAAPIFALYYWATIASLASLPKLPADVMMQQVMALHLRNGSIAAAALVLSMGLTYLMLQKMLSSPIAHLAVAVQELAKGDLTTMIHVGRRDEIGELTQAINGVSQGLSGIVGNVRRRSDRIGVASNEIAVGNNDLSSRAESQASALEQISATMENFTENVKNNASHARDASALVGEASEQAVKGGAVVTLVVNTMGAIRDSSNKVADIISVIDSIAFQTNILALNAAVEAARAGQEGRGFAVVASEVRHLAQRTATAAQEVKLLIADSVSNVDNGSRLANEAGSTMQIIEKSIGNVEVIMRDIAIAGTDQSNDISEVCRAIGDMDQITQQNAALVEQAAAATDSLKQEAESLSDNVRIFKLA, encoded by the coding sequence ATGAATCATTTCCTGCCACTTAGTTATCAAATAAAAAAACTTGCGGCGCATTTGACAAAAAAATTCCCTCAGACTTTCTCTCTCGACAAGCAGGATCAGGTTCTTATCGGCAATGAAAGCACCCCTGTGTTGCGGCATGGGACCGAGGTGTTGAACATGAATTTTAAAGAAGTGGATCACTTTACGGCCCAAACAGGTGCCGGCGCTACCATCTTCGTCCAGCGCGGCCAGGATTTCATTCGCGTTGCCACCTCAGTCAAAAAAGAAAATGGCGAGCGCGCAGTCGGAACCGTACTCGATCACACCCATGCCGCATATAAGGGGCTTCTGGCAGGAGAGAGCTACACAGGTTTTGCACAATTGTTCGGCCATCAATTCATGACGCGCTACGAACCGGTTCGCGATGCCAGCGGTCACGTTGTTGCCGTGTTGTATGTGGGAATCAATGTCAGCGAATCGTTTCATTTCGGTTTGAGCGCCAAAGTCAGCGCCGCCGCATTTTGCGTCGCGGCACCTATTTTTGCTCTGTATTACTGGGCAACCATCGCTTCGTTAGCCTCGCTGCCCAAGCTTCCAGCCGATGTCATGATGCAACAAGTCATGGCATTGCATCTGCGCAATGGGTCCATTGCCGCCGCTGCGCTGGTGTTGAGCATGGGACTGACCTATCTGATGCTGCAAAAAATGCTTTCCAGCCCGATCGCCCATCTGGCCGTAGCAGTACAAGAGCTGGCGAAAGGCGATCTCACCACCATGATTCACGTTGGCCGGCGCGATGAAATCGGGGAGCTGACCCAGGCGATTAACGGCGTCTCGCAAGGCCTGAGCGGTATTGTGGGTAACGTCCGTCGCCGCTCCGATCGCATCGGGGTTGCTTCCAACGAAATTGCGGTCGGCAACAACGATCTTTCTTCTCGCGCAGAATCCCAAGCGAGCGCACTGGAACAAATCAGTGCAACGATGGAAAACTTTACCGAAAATGTTAAAAATAACGCTTCGCACGCACGAGACGCCAGTGCGCTGGTTGGAGAAGCATCAGAACAAGCGGTCAAGGGTGGGGCGGTAGTAACGCTGGTGGTCAATACGATGGGAGCAATCCGGGATAGCTCAAACAAGGTCGCCGACATTATCAGCGTGATCGACAGCATTGCTTTTCAGACCAATATTCTGGCATTGAATGCCGCCGTCGAAGCGGCGCGCGCCGGACAAGAGGGCAGAGGCTTTGCGGTTGTCGCATCAGAAGTACGGCATTTGGCGCAACGCACTGCTACTGCCGCCCAGGAAGTTAAATTGCTGATTGCCGATTCGGTCAGCAATGTCGACAACGGCAGCCGTCTTGCCAATGAGGCCGGCAGCACCATGCAGATCATTGAAAAATCCATCGGCAACGTGGAAGTCATCATGCGCGATATCGCCATCGCCGGGACGGATCAAAGCAACGATATCAGTGAAGTATGTCGCGCTATAGGCGACATGGATCAGATCACCCAACAGAATGCGGCATTGGTCGAGCAAGCGGCAGCGGCAACGGACAGTCTTAAACAAGAGGCCGAGAGTCTGTCCGATAACGTCCGTATATTTAAATTGGCATAA
- a CDS encoding FIST N-terminal domain-containing protein: protein MTILPIRRAHSFEMDARKAVLEFHAAVSQPDMQLVIFFCSTNYDLDVLAAEMRRLFVGVQVVGCTAAGEIGPSGYLKHSLSGASFPTAICKVVSGRLDELQDFDFYKGHEFTQALMQKLRGKVADAGLKNSFALMLIDGLSIREELVVHAFQHALDNIPLVGGSAADNQEFLCAQVYADGNFHSASAALILINTCLPFRVFQSQDFISDQEQMVVTQADTARRIVREINGRPAAQEYARLAGVSVADLHSYHFASLPVVVMVDGVEYVRGIQKTESDGSLTFLCAIEGGLVLRIAHRVDLVSNLEQTFSAIKAAIGKPQLVLGFDCFQRRMEIEQMGIKDTVGKIFQDNNTIGFNSYGEQIHGMHVNQSLTGIAIGVARTAFENQ, encoded by the coding sequence ATGACTATTTTGCCTATCCGAAGGGCCCATTCATTCGAAATGGATGCGCGCAAGGCGGTGCTGGAGTTTCACGCCGCAGTGTCACAGCCAGACATGCAATTAGTGATTTTTTTCTGTTCGACTAACTACGACCTGGATGTGCTGGCCGCTGAAATGCGCCGTCTTTTTGTCGGCGTTCAGGTCGTCGGCTGTACCGCCGCTGGCGAAATCGGACCGAGTGGCTACTTGAAGCACAGCCTGTCGGGAGCAAGTTTTCCGACAGCAATATGCAAAGTCGTCAGTGGGCGATTGGATGAGTTACAGGATTTTGATTTTTATAAAGGCCATGAATTTACCCAGGCGCTGATGCAAAAACTCCGGGGCAAGGTTGCCGATGCCGGGTTGAAAAATAGCTTCGCGCTGATGCTGATCGACGGTCTCTCCATTCGTGAAGAGCTGGTGGTGCATGCTTTCCAGCACGCGCTGGACAACATACCTCTGGTCGGAGGTTCGGCGGCGGACAATCAGGAATTTCTCTGCGCGCAGGTCTATGCGGACGGCAACTTCCATTCCGCAAGTGCCGCGCTGATCCTGATTAATACCTGCCTGCCATTCCGGGTATTTCAGTCGCAGGATTTTATTAGTGACCAGGAACAAATGGTGGTCACACAAGCCGATACCGCCCGTCGTATCGTCAGAGAAATCAACGGACGTCCCGCCGCACAGGAGTATGCAAGGCTGGCCGGCGTGAGTGTGGCGGATCTTCATTCCTACCATTTCGCCTCTTTGCCCGTCGTCGTGATGGTGGATGGCGTGGAGTATGTGCGCGGCATACAAAAAACGGAATCCGACGGCAGCCTCACCTTTTTGTGCGCCATTGAAGGGGGCTTGGTGTTGAGAATAGCGCATCGAGTCGATCTGGTAAGCAATCTGGAGCAGACGTTCAGCGCCATCAAGGCAGCCATAGGCAAGCCACAACTGGTTTTAGGCTTTGATTGCTTTCAGCGCCGTATGGAAATTGAGCAGATGGGAATAAAAGACACGGTCGGGAAAATTTTCCAGGACAACAATACGATCGGATTCAATAGTTACGGCGAACAAATCCACGGCATGCACGTCAACCAGAGCCTCACCGGAATCGCCATCGGCGTTGCTCGGACCGCGTTTGAAAACCAATAA
- a CDS encoding diguanylate cyclase domain-containing protein, which yields MKTNKMPAPIAAALAGLDPAILAEFARLNKIIHSLMDRAERVGTMQKSDFDLFQKAARLEDQIRHRTQELEQTLVKNKEISEALQKSSERFQRLTNLSSDWHWEQDEHFRFTLVQSSAQINGRVHSHEYLGKTRWELDIGMAPSEWSEHKAQMERHESFADLEYKLQVENNPDQWFSVSGEPVFDSTGQFTGYFGSGKYITERKKAELLRTGQSRVLEMIATSMPLGSTLESLMHLLESQLDGMMASILLLDDDGLHLRHGAGPSLPLKYLQAIDGLAVGPNSGVCGTAIYRNERVIVSDILADPLLADYRELAIEHGLRSCCSTPITTHHGKLLGTFALYSAEVHTPTAQEEQLIDVATRIASIAIVRRNNEARISHMAHHDALTGLPNRLLLEDRLKQAMLHADRYGRKVVVAFIDLDKFKSINDSLGHSTGDDLLKVMADRMQRCVRATDTVVRLGGDEFVIILFDQPGQKAAISPLLTKISDAITAPIRLAQQWLEVTSSIGIAVYPDDGTDTGTLIMNADMAMYSAKDQGRNNCQFYTPDLKAKMHAKLMLENANPKGER from the coding sequence TTGAAAACCAATAAGATGCCTGCTCCCATCGCCGCCGCTCTTGCCGGACTGGATCCGGCGATCCTGGCAGAATTTGCCCGGTTGAACAAAATTATCCACTCACTGATGGATCGTGCAGAACGCGTCGGCACGATGCAAAAATCCGACTTCGATCTATTCCAGAAAGCCGCCAGACTGGAAGATCAGATACGGCACCGGACGCAAGAGCTGGAACAGACCCTGGTGAAAAACAAAGAAATTTCGGAAGCCTTGCAAAAAAGTAGCGAACGCTTTCAACGTCTCACGAATTTATCCTCCGACTGGCATTGGGAGCAGGACGAACACTTTCGTTTTACGCTCGTCCAGTCTTCGGCGCAGATCAATGGCCGTGTTCATTCGCACGAGTACCTGGGGAAAACCCGTTGGGAACTGGATATCGGGATGGCTCCGTCAGAATGGAGCGAACACAAAGCCCAGATGGAAAGGCACGAGTCGTTTGCGGATCTGGAATACAAGCTGCAAGTCGAAAACAACCCGGACCAGTGGTTCAGCGTCAGCGGAGAACCGGTGTTCGATAGCACCGGACAATTTACTGGTTACTTCGGATCGGGCAAATACATCACCGAACGCAAAAAGGCAGAGCTGCTGCGCACAGGGCAGAGCAGAGTACTGGAAATGATCGCCACCAGCATGCCACTGGGATCAACACTGGAAAGCCTGATGCATCTGCTCGAGTCTCAACTCGATGGCATGATGGCATCCATCCTGTTGCTGGACGATGACGGACTGCATTTGCGGCACGGTGCCGGCCCCAGTTTGCCGCTGAAATACCTGCAGGCAATTGATGGTCTCGCCGTCGGCCCGAATTCAGGCGTGTGCGGCACCGCCATTTACCGTAACGAACGGGTGATTGTCAGTGATATTTTGGCAGACCCCTTGCTGGCGGACTACCGTGAACTGGCGATTGAACATGGATTGCGCAGCTGTTGTTCCACACCGATTACAACGCATCATGGCAAGCTGCTGGGTACCTTCGCCCTTTACTCGGCCGAGGTGCACACCCCGACCGCACAGGAAGAGCAACTGATTGATGTGGCCACGCGCATTGCCAGCATTGCTATCGTGCGCAGGAATAACGAAGCACGCATCAGCCATATGGCACATCACGATGCGCTGACCGGCTTGCCCAATCGTCTCCTCCTGGAGGACCGGCTCAAACAGGCAATGCTGCATGCCGATCGCTATGGTCGCAAGGTCGTCGTGGCGTTTATTGATTTGGATAAATTCAAATCCATCAATGACAGTCTCGGGCACAGCACGGGAGATGATCTTCTTAAAGTTATGGCGGACAGAATGCAGCGCTGCGTTCGCGCGACGGACACGGTAGTCCGTCTGGGCGGGGATGAATTTGTCATTATCCTGTTCGATCAGCCCGGCCAGAAGGCGGCCATTAGTCCATTGCTAACAAAAATAAGCGATGCCATTACGGCACCGATCCGTCTTGCGCAGCAATGGCTGGAAGTGACCTCCAGTATCGGCATTGCCGTTTATCCCGATGACGGCACCGATACCGGTACGCTCATCATGAATGCCGATATGGCGATGTACTCGGCAAAGGATCAGGGGCGCAATAATTGCCAGTTTTATACCCCCGATCTGAAAGCCAAGATGCATGCAAAACTGATGTTGGAAAATGCCAATCCAAAGGGTGAGCGGTAG
- the aspT gene encoding aspartate-alanine antiporter: MDWLHDLFKTSPEIALFLSLGIGYYIGKIKFGKFQLGGVAGSLLAAVVISQVGVHIDPGVKAVLFALFIYAVGYESGPQFFNSLGKQSVKEIILAAVLALTGLATVVIMARLFGLDKGLAAGVAAGGLTQSAIIGTAGDAIAKLGLAADEVKRLQGNVAIGYAVTYVFGSFGAIIVCVNILPRLMGRSIREDAIKAEVAMQSGVKVLAPGQEAAVSELIGRLYEIVRGGNTVNDIETLDPATTVTIEKVKRAGRIIPVNPELVLQPLDIVLVVGRHDAMLSISKLMGKEVYAVEGMELTMQHRDMVLTNKQFHNKTVSAIRTETANGVRHGIFVTQISRMGQVLPMLPETVVQLGDVISIYGAEQDVKRVADSVGYVLIPSAKTDFVYLGAGLVVGLLVGLLTAKIGSIPLTLGSGGGALLSGLLFGWYRSKHQSFGEMPNPAVQILKDLGLAGFVVVVGLSSGLQAVETIKQQGFTIFGVGIVVTILPMILTMLIGRYILRYDNTAIFAGALSGSRSANPAFGEVLGKAENAIPTVPFAITYALANVFLTLLGPLIVALV; this comes from the coding sequence ATGGATTGGTTACATGATCTATTCAAAACATCGCCGGAAATAGCTTTATTCCTCTCGCTGGGAATTGGTTACTACATCGGCAAAATCAAATTTGGCAAATTTCAGTTGGGCGGCGTGGCCGGCTCTTTGCTTGCCGCCGTCGTCATCAGTCAGGTCGGCGTGCATATCGATCCCGGCGTCAAGGCCGTGCTGTTTGCCTTGTTCATTTATGCCGTGGGCTATGAAAGCGGCCCACAATTCTTTAATTCGCTGGGCAAGCAATCGGTAAAAGAAATTATTCTGGCGGCCGTACTGGCGCTGACAGGTCTGGCCACAGTCGTCATTATGGCCAGGCTGTTCGGTCTGGATAAGGGGCTGGCTGCCGGTGTCGCTGCCGGTGGATTGACGCAGTCCGCCATTATCGGCACGGCCGGCGATGCCATCGCCAAGCTCGGTCTGGCTGCCGACGAAGTCAAGCGGCTGCAAGGAAACGTCGCTATCGGCTACGCGGTGACCTATGTATTCGGCTCATTCGGCGCCATTATCGTCTGCGTCAACATCTTGCCAAGACTGATGGGCCGCAGCATCCGCGAAGATGCCATCAAGGCCGAAGTCGCCATGCAGTCCGGCGTAAAAGTGCTGGCTCCGGGGCAGGAGGCTGCGGTGTCGGAACTGATAGGGCGGCTCTATGAAATCGTGCGCGGCGGCAACACCGTCAACGACATAGAAACTCTGGACCCGGCCACCACCGTGACCATTGAAAAAGTCAAACGCGCCGGACGGATTATTCCCGTCAACCCGGAACTGGTTCTTCAGCCGCTCGATATCGTTCTGGTAGTAGGACGGCACGATGCCATGCTCAGCATTTCCAAGCTGATGGGCAAAGAAGTCTATGCCGTTGAGGGCATGGAACTGACGATGCAGCATCGCGACATGGTGCTGACCAACAAACAGTTTCACAACAAGACGGTCAGCGCCATTCGGACCGAAACCGCCAACGGTGTCCGTCACGGCATATTCGTGACCCAGATCAGCCGCATGGGCCAGGTTTTGCCCATGTTGCCCGAAACCGTGGTGCAGCTGGGTGACGTGATCTCCATTTACGGTGCCGAGCAGGACGTGAAGCGGGTCGCCGATAGCGTCGGCTATGTGCTGATTCCTAGCGCCAAAACCGATTTCGTCTATCTGGGCGCCGGTTTGGTAGTGGGTTTGCTGGTCGGCTTGCTGACGGCGAAGATAGGCTCCATTCCACTGACCTTAGGCAGTGGCGGCGGGGCCTTGCTCTCCGGCTTGCTGTTCGGCTGGTATCGCTCCAAGCATCAGTCTTTCGGCGAAATGCCCAACCCTGCGGTGCAAATTCTGAAAGATCTCGGCCTCGCCGGATTTGTGGTTGTCGTGGGTTTGTCCTCTGGTTTGCAAGCGGTCGAGACCATCAAACAACAAGGCTTCACCATTTTCGGCGTCGGTATCGTCGTCACTATTTTGCCGATGATTCTGACCATGCTGATCGGTCGCTACATTTTGCGCTACGACAACACCGCAATTTTTGCCGGCGCTCTGAGCGGTTCCCGCAGTGCCAATCCGGCTTTCGGTGAAGTCCTTGGCAAAGCCGAGAATGCTATTCCTACCGTGCCGTTTGCCATTACCTATGCGCTGGCCAACGTCTTTCTTACCTTGCTGGGGCCGCTCATCGTGGCCTTGGTCTGA